The nucleotide sequence ttcCAATTGTAAACATGAAAAGTATaattatgttattattttataaaaaaaattaatatcaaaatttaaaatcaaataacataaATTAAATTTAGGATGCACACATCTCAATGTCATTCAATATATATTTGTTCTTATTTGTAAATACACCATCATCGCATCCAAATAAAATGATCTACAAGGAAAATCAATTTCATCTTTTGTCTTATCCTTTATAAGActattataaatgataaaataaaaactaaaagaaaataagAATACATCTATAATCTCTCTTGAGAACCTATATTTATATACGAACAAAagattaagataaataattaaaaaatcttttaatcaagatcattcataataaaaaaaatcttattataattaaactttatttttattgattgataatcGTAATCAGATTAGAACTATTATATACCTTATACAATTAAAAAAATCACATAATCTATGATGCAAAGAATCCGTATATCAACTTGGGGGATTGGTCCTTCTCAGCCTTGAAGTAGATTATGATACACAATATAAAGTGCGGCAATATGTATCGGGCATGAATTGGCGCAATGGGAGAGTAAGGCTGCATTCTTTGATTCTTGACTCTAAGAATAAAGGAAAAGAATCTTGAGTGAACACatataaaagaaagaaacactacaCAATTACCCAATAAATCCTCATGTCCATATCTTGTTTGCATTCCAATAAAAAGAAAGTTCATTTTACAGAAGAAAGTTTCAGGCAGATAACCACATTATTACGACAACCACGAAAGCATATATAGCAGCACTATGATTTCTGTGTTCAGTATACAACTGCCACTGGAGTAGAAAAGTGTGTAACATTCTCTGTGCTGTGCTTTACCCCTTAACATCGACAGGCGTAGAGAGCCTCAGGTTCGACTTTTCTTTGAATCCTGGTAGAACATGGTGACAAAATGATTAAAAGACATGCTGCTACCTCAAATTGAACAACCAAAAGGAAGATGAAGTTGATCTGAAATCTAAACTTCCTTAGAAAAACAAGTTAAATAATGCTTGTTTACAGGTGCTGAGATGGATAATCTTTCTACTCGAAATGTTAGATCAAATAACATTGGAGATTTTACACCCAGAACTTTCtgtaattaaaattttgatcaatgTGCCATGATACGTGTGCATTATATGCATAGCTATGTCAATCTCAAAGTGCAGTCCATGCATAAAACCAGTCTTCAAGTAGCAGTTACTCACACAAAGCATACCTTTACTTTAGTACCTTTCAGTTATAGAAAATTTGTTGTATACAGGATGCAACTGCAAGTTGATATGTGTAGCTGTTTAATTTTCAGTGCTTACAATTTAAAACAAAGTAGAATGGGGCAAAGCAACAAAAAACAGACGTAAAAAGATTCATATGAACTTGCCAACAACAAACAGAAAAGATCTACTTGATTTGATTGAGAATCAGATTGGTTTTCAAAGTCTCAGATGTTTTGGATAAGAAACAAACTAAGATACTAAATAGAACTATCGACCACAGAGATCTACATAAACCGAGGGATATCATATACTAACCAATTGTCCTTGGCCCAAACATGTCCATCTGTGTCCACCACATGCAAGCTCAAGGCATGCCTTGAATTGGGAGACTTGTTCTCAAAACTGCAATAAATTGTAAAAACATcatcaaaacaaaatatttacaatCGCTGCCAAGAAATAATGATGATGGCCAAGAAAACTACCTTTGGTGTATAAGATCACCTTGTATAACCACTAGAGAGCCTTCTTTTACTTCCACTGGTACAAATTCCTTGTCATCATAGGATGGTGAAGGATGATCGAAGTGGACCCCATTCTCGTCTCTAATAAACCTCCGCCTTAGACCATCTAAATACATGACATTGCATAATTCAGAAGTACTATGATGGCGAGAACATAGAAGAAAACAAAGGAAGTGAGGAAAGAGATACTCTTATGGGAGCCAGGGATAGCCCAGAGACAACCATTAGTGATAGTTGCATCCTCTAGTGCCAGCCACAGTCCTGTGCATGATGGAGGCTCTGTATAGAGGAATGAATTATCCTGGTGTGGTACTACTTCTCCGCCAATGCCTGGTTGCTAGATTGCCAATTGTACACAGATCCCAATCAATGATAAGTTGGTAGTATATAACATGTACAAATTAATTAACAAACAAAAAAGCAAGTAACCACATGGAAAGAAAATTTCTAACATAATAAGGCCTAATATTCAGAAAATTTAGTTGTATTTAGCAATTAATTGCTTCAAAATATGACAATATTTGCACTGTAGCAATATTAGCTGCTTGACAACTTCATATAAAAATGGCATTCCTATGCAAGTTGTTCAGCTGAAAGCTGCCAGGGTTTAGTTTCCAATTTTTAGAGGTCTTGACAGATTTATGAGACAAAACTGATTATGGACGTGGATAGAGTTCTCTGAACAACAGAAATTATGTTTCAGATGGTTCATCCTTCTGTTGAACAATGAATATTTGTCCAAAGTTCCTTGCAATTTTGTGAGCAATGATAACTGTCTTTATT is from Musa acuminata AAA Group cultivar baxijiao chromosome BXJ1-6, Cavendish_Baxijiao_AAA, whole genome shotgun sequence and encodes:
- the LOC135675724 gene encoding phytanoyl-CoA dioxygenase 1-like isoform X1 encodes the protein MGIAGNLTPEQLDFFNTNGYLVLESFSSPEEVREMRDRMAELLDGFDGSFSSIFSTKNQQQHTDDYFFESAEKISFFFEEKAFGEDGHLKQPKELSINKVGHALHEIDPIFKKFTSSDKISGMLYSLDYKRPVVIQSMYIFKQPGIGGEVVPHQDNSFLYTEPPSCTGLWLALEDATITNGCLWAIPGSHKNGLRRRFIRDENGVHFDHPSPSYDDKEFVPVEVKEGSLVVIQGDLIHQSFENKSPNSRHALSLHVVDTDGHVWAKDNWIQRKVEPEALYACRC
- the LOC135675724 gene encoding phytanoyl-CoA dioxygenase-like isoform X2, which codes for MGIAGNLTPEQLDFFNTNGYLVLESFSSPEEVREMRDRMAELLDGFDGSFSSIFSTKNQQHTDDYFFESAEKISFFFEEKAFGEDGHLKQPKELSINKVGHALHEIDPIFKKFTSSDKISGMLYSLDYKRPVVIQSMYIFKQPGIGGEVVPHQDNSFLYTEPPSCTGLWLALEDATITNGCLWAIPGSHKNGLRRRFIRDENGVHFDHPSPSYDDKEFVPVEVKEGSLVVIQGDLIHQSFENKSPNSRHALSLHVVDTDGHVWAKDNWIQRKVEPEALYACRC